From the Leptospira sp. WS60.C2 genome, one window contains:
- a CDS encoding acyl-CoA dehydrogenase family protein, with protein MNFYFTEEQNRLREAVAAYSKIAGSDPKRDIEERDSEFSWDVLHALGEQGWTGVIVPEEYGGMGKGAIEYTIIMEETAKELIYGPQNLIQAQQGLLAVGTEEQKRKWLPELAKGKIMAAQAISEPDAGSSFQNIQTTAVKDGNEWVLNGLKVHINLGQEAQLMMVLAKTEKGLTEFLVDRDSKGIRYEKQDPIGLRSAPMYDVHFEDCRIPADCVLGREGRGIETFMAIFKLSRLGVASQLIGIARGCMEHAVSFTKSRKVGESRVSDFQGIQWIIAKLTSELEAAKLARNQAAWLHDQKVNHNLETSIAKYLAGVVADEAVNKAFTLTGSHACYRNRPYDRYVREVKSLLAGGGSSEVMLNNVAREILRPSYHY; from the coding sequence ATGAATTTCTATTTCACAGAAGAACAAAATCGATTGAGAGAAGCTGTTGCTGCGTATTCCAAAATCGCAGGCAGTGACCCAAAAAGAGACATCGAAGAAAGAGACAGCGAGTTTTCTTGGGATGTATTACATGCATTAGGTGAGCAAGGTTGGACAGGTGTGATTGTCCCGGAAGAGTATGGTGGGATGGGTAAAGGTGCGATTGAGTACACCATTATCATGGAAGAAACAGCCAAAGAGTTAATTTATGGACCACAGAACTTAATCCAAGCACAACAAGGACTTTTGGCTGTTGGAACAGAAGAGCAAAAAAGGAAATGGTTACCAGAACTTGCAAAAGGCAAAATTATGGCTGCGCAAGCAATCTCTGAACCAGATGCTGGTTCTTCGTTTCAGAATATCCAAACCACTGCCGTGAAAGATGGAAACGAATGGGTGTTAAACGGTCTTAAAGTTCATATCAATTTGGGTCAGGAAGCGCAATTGATGATGGTACTTGCAAAAACAGAAAAAGGTTTAACAGAATTTCTAGTCGATCGTGATTCAAAAGGGATTCGTTATGAAAAACAAGATCCAATCGGACTTCGTTCGGCTCCCATGTATGATGTTCATTTTGAAGACTGTCGTATTCCTGCCGATTGTGTATTGGGAAGAGAAGGTCGTGGAATCGAAACCTTTATGGCAATTTTTAAATTGAGTCGATTGGGTGTTGCCTCTCAGTTGATTGGAATTGCTCGCGGTTGTATGGAACATGCGGTATCCTTCACAAAATCAAGAAAAGTTGGTGAGAGTAGAGTCTCTGATTTTCAAGGAATTCAATGGATCATTGCAAAGCTTACTTCTGAATTAGAAGCTGCAAAATTAGCAAGAAACCAAGCGGCTTGGTTACACGACCAAAAAGTAAATCATAATTTGGAGACTTCCATAGCGAAATACTTAGCAGGGGTTGTTGCCGATGAAGCTGTTAACAAAGCATTTACACTGACGGGATCGCATGCATGTTATCGAAATCGTCCATATGATCGTTATGTTCGCGAAGTAAAATCATTGTTAGCAGGTGGCGGAAGTTCGGAAGTAATGCTAAACAACGTGGCACGGGAAATTTTGAGGCCCTCTTATCACTATTAA
- a CDS encoding GMC family oxidoreductase produces the protein MDKLINASFLKKDLDLEVDFVIVGSGAGGGTSAEILSKAGYSVIIVEEGNYERSKDFDLKELSTFNRLYYEGATRPTKDKGFTVVQGRTVGGSTVVNWTTCIRTPKETLEYWEIELGIKGYSDEELDSWFEVASKRFSIQPWEAHNQNNNLLSVGAKKLGWRYSSIPRNVKNCNMLGYCGLGCPVDAKQSQIVTTIPSALKEKTSLLYNTKAVQYVWKENTIDYLYCVPSIEGSETQPKIRIFAKHFITSAGAINSPALLLRSKLPDPNSLIGKRTFVQLHNYSVAEMPTPVYGFFGAPQSVASDEFLWKDGVSGRAGYNIEAVGAQPIVLMNLRKLVGEEFDQYVKSYPNLHVLVSQIRDGFNEDSLGGTVKLNEAGYPILDYPLNDFIVDGIRRSYLSMAECQFAAGAKTVVPANNAVSPFSNWAEAKKGIEEMVIQSPNTVVNSTHPLGGNAMGNSPESSVVDPNGKFHHMKNLYVIDGSIFPTSLGVNPSYTIYAIASKLATKLAKENK, from the coding sequence ATGGATAAACTCATAAATGCATCCTTTCTCAAAAAAGATTTAGATCTGGAAGTTGATTTCGTAATCGTCGGCTCTGGTGCTGGTGGTGGAACGAGCGCTGAAATTCTATCGAAAGCAGGTTACTCTGTAATCATAGTGGAAGAAGGAAACTATGAACGAAGTAAGGATTTTGATTTAAAAGAACTTTCTACCTTCAATCGATTGTACTACGAAGGTGCAACACGTCCTACAAAAGATAAAGGATTTACCGTTGTACAAGGAAGAACGGTTGGCGGATCCACTGTTGTCAATTGGACTACTTGCATTCGCACTCCGAAAGAAACATTAGAGTATTGGGAAATAGAACTTGGGATCAAAGGATATTCCGATGAAGAATTAGATTCTTGGTTTGAAGTTGCATCCAAACGTTTTTCTATACAACCTTGGGAAGCACATAACCAAAACAACAATCTATTGAGTGTTGGTGCCAAAAAACTGGGATGGAGATACAGTTCGATCCCACGAAACGTAAAAAACTGTAATATGTTAGGTTATTGTGGTTTGGGATGTCCAGTGGATGCCAAACAAAGCCAAATAGTTACGACTATTCCCTCTGCATTGAAGGAAAAAACATCCTTACTTTATAATACAAAAGCGGTTCAATATGTTTGGAAAGAGAATACTATCGATTATTTGTATTGTGTTCCTAGCATAGAAGGAAGCGAAACACAGCCTAAAATTCGAATATTTGCAAAACACTTTATCACAAGTGCCGGTGCTATCAATTCTCCTGCCTTATTGTTACGCTCAAAACTTCCTGATCCAAATTCACTCATTGGGAAACGAACTTTTGTGCAATTACACAATTACTCTGTTGCTGAAATGCCAACACCAGTGTATGGATTTTTTGGTGCTCCTCAATCAGTAGCTTCAGATGAATTCCTTTGGAAGGATGGAGTGAGTGGACGAGCTGGTTATAATATAGAAGCAGTGGGTGCTCAACCTATTGTTCTTATGAACTTGCGAAAGCTTGTTGGAGAAGAATTTGATCAATATGTAAAGAGTTATCCAAATTTACATGTGCTCGTTTCTCAAATCAGAGATGGTTTTAACGAGGATAGTTTAGGTGGAACTGTAAAACTGAATGAAGCTGGATATCCAATTCTCGATTATCCTTTGAATGATTTCATTGTTGATGGAATCAGAAGGTCTTATCTATCGATGGCAGAATGCCAGTTTGCCGCTGGTGCCAAAACTGTAGTTCCTGCAAATAATGCTGTATCTCCATTTTCGAATTGGGCAGAAGCCAAAAAGGGAATCGAAGAAATGGTGATTCAATCTCCGAACACTGTTGTCAATTCAACACATCCGTTAGGTGGAAATGCAATGGGTAATTCGCCAGAATCTTCCGTTGTGGATCCAAATGGAAAGTTTCATCATATGAAAAACTTATATGTCATTGATGGCTCCATTTTCCCAACTAGTTTAGGAGTAAATCCAAGTTATACGATCTATGCAATTGCTAGTAAATTAGCCACAAAACTAGCTAAGGAAAACAAATAG
- a CDS encoding NAD-dependent epimerase/dehydratase family protein: MKFTGTTLITGANGFIGFELLKELAKAESLKIRVTDIRDDKIQLFKKPNIEFVKSDIRDERELSSLLNGVDRIFHIAGICNLSTDFNTLKPINVDAVDKIASIAMQNSVKAYIHLSSSSVYGTYKGTPFKESDVCNPEDSYGRSKFEGEQIVSAKIKKGLNAVILRPCTVYGPGCNDGAGKVFSRPGKIPGIPGDGKKKLANVRVEDVARAAIYLSDKEKFFGQTYNVADDSHPTLAEALDLASKTFGSKISKIHIPLGLLRVIARLEGPIAKLQGKIPDLEYEAIKYLYNDYYMDNSKLKSTGYQLKYPNFVTSMESMKLV, translated from the coding sequence ATGAAGTTTACTGGTACAACATTAATTACGGGTGCCAATGGCTTCATTGGTTTTGAGCTATTGAAAGAACTTGCAAAAGCTGAAAGTTTAAAGATCCGAGTGACTGACATCCGTGATGATAAAATTCAACTATTCAAAAAACCCAACATAGAATTTGTAAAGTCCGATATTCGAGATGAAAGAGAGTTGAGTTCCTTACTGAATGGAGTGGATCGGATTTTTCATATTGCGGGGATTTGTAACTTAAGCACGGATTTTAATACTTTGAAACCTATCAATGTGGATGCTGTTGATAAAATCGCAAGTATTGCAATGCAGAATAGTGTAAAAGCATACATTCACCTGAGCTCATCCAGTGTTTATGGAACTTACAAAGGAACTCCGTTTAAGGAAAGCGACGTTTGTAATCCCGAAGATTCCTATGGGAGAAGCAAGTTTGAAGGGGAGCAAATCGTTTCTGCAAAAATCAAAAAAGGATTAAATGCAGTGATACTTCGCCCATGCACTGTATATGGTCCTGGTTGCAATGATGGTGCTGGAAAAGTATTTTCACGTCCTGGGAAAATTCCAGGAATTCCAGGTGATGGAAAGAAAAAACTAGCAAATGTTCGAGTAGAGGATGTAGCAAGAGCTGCCATTTATCTTTCTGACAAAGAGAAATTTTTCGGACAAACATACAATGTTGCGGATGATAGTCATCCAACGTTAGCTGAAGCTTTAGATTTAGCATCGAAAACATTTGGATCCAAGATCAGCAAAATTCATATTCCATTGGGTTTACTTAGGGTAATTGCAAGATTGGAAGGTCCAATTGCGAAATTACAAGGAAAGATTCCTGATTTAGAATATGAAGCCATTAAATATTTGTATAACGACTATTATATGGATAATTCTAAGTTAAAGTCTACGGGATATCAGTTAAAATATCCAAATTTTGTTACATCAATGGAATCTATGAAATTGGTTTAA
- a CDS encoding bile acid:sodium symporter gives MLTRTEEILFAAMIFFLMVAMGSTLTLENFKKATESKKPLLVGILSQFGFMPLIAFGLAKGLDLSPLFSIGLILVGCTPGGTTSNLLTYYAKGDVALSISMTIASTILAIVMMPFLFWLYCSNLVTSEIQIPYKSIIGSIIILILPVLIGIKIRSKSTRVALKIEKIGSFLGILMILFLLGVMIPKNITILEVTTWKMYVAAILITVLGYSFGYIFSKVLKLSERQARTVSLETGIQNGPLTIAVILLSFSSSNVNEILRMPLLYALFVPITSATATYYFYLKSKKELKGSV, from the coding sequence ATGTTAACAAGGACAGAAGAGATTCTATTTGCTGCTATGATTTTTTTTCTCATGGTAGCAATGGGAAGTACCCTTACTTTAGAAAATTTCAAAAAAGCAACTGAATCAAAAAAACCATTGTTAGTTGGTATCTTGTCGCAATTTGGTTTTATGCCACTTATTGCTTTTGGTTTGGCCAAAGGGTTGGATCTTTCTCCATTGTTTTCAATAGGTTTGATATTGGTTGGCTGCACTCCTGGTGGAACCACTTCTAATTTACTAACGTATTATGCAAAAGGCGATGTTGCACTCAGTATCAGCATGACAATCGCATCTACCATTCTTGCAATTGTGATGATGCCTTTTTTGTTTTGGTTATATTGTTCAAATCTTGTTACAAGCGAAATTCAAATTCCGTATAAAAGTATCATAGGATCAATTATCATTTTGATCTTACCAGTATTAATTGGAATCAAGATTAGATCCAAAAGCACGAGAGTGGCTCTTAAGATTGAAAAAATAGGAAGTTTTCTGGGAATACTAATGATCTTATTTTTGTTAGGTGTTATGATTCCAAAAAACATAACCATCTTAGAGGTTACAACCTGGAAGATGTATGTGGCTGCAATACTCATCACAGTTCTTGGTTATAGTTTTGGTTATATATTCAGTAAAGTACTCAAACTTTCAGAACGACAAGCAAGAACTGTTTCTTTGGAAACCGGAATTCAAAATGGGCCACTCACGATTGCGGTGATCCTACTCAGCTTTTCTAGCTCAAACGTAAATGAAATTTTACGGATGCCTCTTTTATATGCACTCTTTGTTCCGATTACGTCTGCCACTGCAACTTACTATTTTTATCTAAAATCAAAAAAAGAATTAAAAGGATCAGTTTAA
- a CDS encoding long-chain fatty acid--CoA ligase, which yields MKVPSLKKLTLFHLLQEGRRLYGDLPSQSFKDNKKDYQDISYNTFVANAECISKALIHLNAEPGDRIGILADVGHQWLQVSMGITTIGCVDVPRGTDATLDDISYILSHAQCKIVFVENEKALKKFLPELNKLNLQTIILFGESKSESTELNCPILNFNDLKVYAAETQTDIYTKRGETISESDLATIIYTSGTTGKPKGVMLTHGSILFEIQALVAEFRKTGVKVGEGDVTLGFLPPWHSGERIFETICFYSGIKIAFTSVPELGKDLGKAKPTILFTVPRVWESFYDKIKDTIHKSPFLKKYFLKLLVWNSVNFSITYDKAFDRIPRFNSPKTIIQMFSQILNLIRLFLYIPLLPISKLVLSRILSVLGGRLRYAFAGAGALQLEVDRFMYAIGMPILEVYGMTENSGVSTIRHYNDFSIANVGKPIQGVTIKLIDEQGKEVTKPGVKGVAHHHGRHNMKGYYLEEEKTKAVLTEDRWLNSGDLLVWTAQGYLKFAGRAKDTIVLSGGENVEPEPIEICLKQSEYIDQAVVVGQDKKTLSALILLNVDKVESYLKEHSVNVDIKNSIYNDVEAIQKLIREEVKHFISDKNGFKSFERISNIYILQNSFAVHDELTQTQKVKRNRVQEKYHNEIESMYRK from the coding sequence ATGAAGGTTCCAAGTTTAAAAAAACTGACTTTGTTTCACTTACTTCAAGAAGGAAGACGTCTGTATGGCGATCTTCCATCGCAAAGTTTTAAAGATAACAAGAAAGATTACCAAGATATTTCATACAATACATTTGTTGCAAATGCTGAATGCATTTCCAAGGCATTAATCCATTTAAATGCAGAACCAGGTGACCGTATTGGTATTTTAGCTGATGTAGGACACCAATGGTTGCAAGTTAGTATGGGAATTACTACGATTGGATGTGTTGACGTGCCAAGAGGAACGGACGCAACGTTAGATGATATCAGTTATATTTTATCACATGCACAGTGTAAGATTGTGTTTGTTGAAAATGAAAAAGCTCTAAAAAAATTCTTACCAGAATTAAATAAACTCAATCTTCAGACCATTATCTTATTTGGAGAATCAAAATCTGAATCAACAGAGCTGAATTGTCCTATCCTTAATTTTAATGATCTAAAAGTGTATGCGGCTGAAACTCAAACGGACATTTACACTAAAAGAGGAGAAACGATTTCAGAATCTGATTTAGCTACGATCATTTATACTTCTGGTACGACTGGAAAACCCAAAGGTGTTATGTTAACGCATGGAAGTATCTTGTTTGAGATACAGGCACTCGTTGCTGAATTTAGAAAGACAGGTGTGAAAGTAGGTGAAGGTGATGTCACACTTGGATTTTTACCACCTTGGCATAGTGGAGAACGTATTTTTGAAACCATTTGTTTTTATTCAGGAATTAAAATCGCATTTACAAGTGTCCCAGAACTTGGAAAAGATTTGGGCAAAGCAAAACCCACTATTTTGTTCACGGTGCCAAGAGTTTGGGAAAGTTTTTATGATAAAATCAAAGATACGATTCACAAAAGTCCATTCTTAAAGAAATATTTCCTTAAGTTACTAGTTTGGAACTCTGTTAACTTTTCCATTACTTATGACAAAGCCTTTGATCGTATTCCAAGATTCAATTCTCCTAAAACAATCATACAAATGTTCTCTCAAATTCTGAATTTGATTCGATTGTTTCTTTATATTCCTCTGTTACCAATCTCAAAATTAGTATTATCAAGAATACTATCTGTGTTAGGTGGAAGATTGAGATATGCTTTTGCGGGAGCAGGTGCGTTACAACTGGAAGTCGATCGCTTTATGTATGCGATTGGTATGCCAATCCTAGAAGTCTATGGTATGACGGAAAATTCCGGAGTTTCCACGATTCGTCATTATAATGATTTTTCCATCGCTAATGTGGGCAAACCCATCCAAGGTGTAACGATCAAGTTGATTGATGAACAAGGGAAAGAGGTTACAAAACCTGGTGTCAAAGGTGTTGCTCATCACCATGGTCGCCATAACATGAAAGGTTACTATCTAGAAGAAGAAAAAACCAAAGCTGTATTAACTGAGGATCGTTGGTTGAATTCTGGAGATTTACTTGTCTGGACGGCGCAAGGTTATTTGAAATTTGCAGGAAGAGCAAAAGACACAATTGTTCTCTCTGGTGGTGAAAACGTGGAACCAGAACCAATTGAAATTTGCCTAAAACAAAGTGAATACATCGATCAAGCAGTTGTCGTTGGACAGGATAAAAAAACACTTTCTGCTTTGATTTTACTCAACGTAGACAAAGTGGAATCCTATTTAAAAGAGCATTCGGTAAATGTTGATATAAAAAATTCGATTTATAACGATGTGGAAGCAATTCAAAAATTAATCAGAGAGGAAGTGAAACATTTTATCTCTGATAAAAATGGATTCAAATCCTTTGAGAGAATCTCAAATATATATATCCTTCAAAATTCTTTTGCTGTTCATGATGAACTCACACAAACACAAAAAGTAAAACGTAATCGAGTTCAAGAGAAGTATCATAATGA
- a CDS encoding SDR family NAD(P)-dependent oxidoreductase, with amino-acid sequence MSKVVVISGIAQGMGREVSLMLASQGYTICGFDIEKKHLDSLTDELNKRNTKHHLEVISITESEKILKFKDAVLKKFGSVDTVVSNVGIGFFGPFEEVNLVKALQCFDINVIGCARLLQAFLPSMREKRSGKIVVMSSLVGQVPFPFESIYSATKFAIEGMVSSFRYEVSPFGIQVAMIQPAQVSTNFAAKAQQLPEKNSPYYDRCVRFINRDNELIKKATNPQQAAEKIVKVITAKKPKLFNQVDFMSTFFLGLNRFLPQRLKDKILLDHMNINV; translated from the coding sequence ATGAGTAAAGTAGTCGTAATTAGTGGTATTGCACAAGGTATGGGACGTGAAGTGTCTTTGATGTTAGCTTCACAAGGGTATACGATCTGTGGCTTTGATATTGAAAAAAAACATCTGGATAGTCTGACAGATGAATTGAATAAGCGAAATACGAAACATCATCTTGAAGTGATTAGTATAACCGAGTCTGAAAAAATTCTCAAATTTAAAGATGCAGTGTTAAAAAAGTTTGGTTCAGTTGATACTGTTGTGTCAAACGTTGGTATTGGTTTTTTTGGTCCATTCGAAGAAGTTAATTTGGTAAAAGCCTTACAGTGTTTTGATATTAATGTCATCGGTTGTGCGCGACTTTTACAGGCATTTCTTCCTTCTATGCGAGAAAAAAGAAGTGGTAAAATTGTAGTGATGTCTTCTCTTGTGGGACAAGTTCCGTTTCCTTTTGAATCTATTTATTCTGCAACTAAGTTTGCGATTGAAGGAATGGTGTCTTCCTTTCGGTATGAAGTTTCTCCATTTGGAATCCAAGTAGCTATGATCCAACCTGCGCAAGTTTCTACAAACTTTGCTGCAAAAGCACAACAGTTGCCAGAAAAAAATTCCCCTTATTATGACCGATGTGTACGTTTTATCAATCGCGATAATGAATTGATTAAGAAGGCTACTAATCCACAACAAGCTGCTGAAAAAATTGTGAAAGTGATCACAGCAAAAAAACCAAAACTATTCAACCAAGTAGACTTTATGAGTACATTCTTTTTGGGATTAAATCGTTTTTTACCACAAAGATTGAAAGATAAGATTCTGCTGGATCATATGAATATCAACGTATAG